A single Apostichopus japonicus isolate 1M-3 chromosome 11, ASM3797524v1, whole genome shotgun sequence DNA region contains:
- the LOC139976256 gene encoding uncharacterized protein isoform X2 — protein sequence MEQPHMLMTTRLSLESTTTTSTSGYSSISFSSSLEDQPSEANDEDTSQNSNLSFGSSKETSPPQLEIEGPAVVMAENHFTSDLVAAEAKHKAAHESSPRTGRPLPKWDTCDSEDSESGGYSSLSSSQPSPYWTGHKTEAGDNTDDDDMSKCLSNMCLGTPVTKIKRQNRTSVKTLYLDSSRTLIKWKPSKKGNKAKISVRSVKEVREGANTEAFRKYVMYNHQNNDISCFSIIHGTGWDSMDLITDSKDECRDWVRGLRYLICQHQEEVKREEADLLRDKYPFCF from the exons ATGGAACAGCCCCACATGTTGATGACAACAAGACTGTCTTTAGAATCCACGACCACTACCTCGACCAGCGGGTACTCGAGTATATCCTTTTCCTCATCGCTGGAAGACCAACCGTCGGAGGCGAATGATGAGGACACTTCCCAGAATTCAAATCTCTCTTTCGGCTCATCCAAGGAGACGTCTCCTCCCCAGTTGGAGATAGAGGGCCCGGCCGTTGTCATGGCCGAGAATCACTTCACCTCCGACCTCGTCGCAGCCGAGGCCAAGCACAAAGCGGCTCACGAGAGCAGCCCCAGGACGGGTCGCCCGCTGCCCAAGTGGGACACCTGTGACAGCGAGGACTCTGAGAGTGGTGGGTACTCCTCGCTGAGTTCATCTCAACCGTCCCCTTATTGGACCGGTCACAAGACAGAGGCGGGGGATAACACTGACGACGATGACATGAGTA AATGTCTTTCCAATATGTGTCTGGGCACCCCAGTGACCAAGATCAAGAGACAAAACCGGACGTCGGTCAAGACGTTATACCTGGACTCGAGTCGGACCCTCATCAAGTGGAAACCGTCAAAGAAGGGGAACAAGGCCAAAA TTTCGGTCCGTTCAGTGAAAGAAGTGAGAGAGGGCGCCAACACGGAAGCTTTCAGGAAATACGTCATGTACAACCACCAAAACAACGACATCAGTTGTTTCTCTATCATTCACGGGACCGGATGGGATTCCATGGATCTGATAACAGACTCCAAGGACGAATGCCGGGATTGGGTCCGGGGGCTTCGATATCTCATCTGCCAACATCAAGAGGAGGTCAAGAGGGAAGAAGCGGATTTATTGAGAGATAAATatcctttttgtttttga
- the LOC139976256 gene encoding uncharacterized protein isoform X1, translating to MALRTSYRMEQPHMLMTTRLSLESTTTTSTSGYSSISFSSSLEDQPSEANDEDTSQNSNLSFGSSKETSPPQLEIEGPAVVMAENHFTSDLVAAEAKHKAAHESSPRTGRPLPKWDTCDSEDSESGGYSSLSSSQPSPYWTGHKTEAGDNTDDDDMSKCLSNMCLGTPVTKIKRQNRTSVKTLYLDSSRTLIKWKPSKKGNKAKISVRSVKEVREGANTEAFRKYVMYNHQNNDISCFSIIHGTGWDSMDLITDSKDECRDWVRGLRYLICQHQEEVKREEADLLRDKYPFCF from the exons TTATAGAATGGAACAGCCCCACATGTTGATGACAACAAGACTGTCTTTAGAATCCACGACCACTACCTCGACCAGCGGGTACTCGAGTATATCCTTTTCCTCATCGCTGGAAGACCAACCGTCGGAGGCGAATGATGAGGACACTTCCCAGAATTCAAATCTCTCTTTCGGCTCATCCAAGGAGACGTCTCCTCCCCAGTTGGAGATAGAGGGCCCGGCCGTTGTCATGGCCGAGAATCACTTCACCTCCGACCTCGTCGCAGCCGAGGCCAAGCACAAAGCGGCTCACGAGAGCAGCCCCAGGACGGGTCGCCCGCTGCCCAAGTGGGACACCTGTGACAGCGAGGACTCTGAGAGTGGTGGGTACTCCTCGCTGAGTTCATCTCAACCGTCCCCTTATTGGACCGGTCACAAGACAGAGGCGGGGGATAACACTGACGACGATGACATGAGTA AATGTCTTTCCAATATGTGTCTGGGCACCCCAGTGACCAAGATCAAGAGACAAAACCGGACGTCGGTCAAGACGTTATACCTGGACTCGAGTCGGACCCTCATCAAGTGGAAACCGTCAAAGAAGGGGAACAAGGCCAAAA TTTCGGTCCGTTCAGTGAAAGAAGTGAGAGAGGGCGCCAACACGGAAGCTTTCAGGAAATACGTCATGTACAACCACCAAAACAACGACATCAGTTGTTTCTCTATCATTCACGGGACCGGATGGGATTCCATGGATCTGATAACAGACTCCAAGGACGAATGCCGGGATTGGGTCCGGGGGCTTCGATATCTCATCTGCCAACATCAAGAGGAGGTCAAGAGGGAAGAAGCGGATTTATTGAGAGATAAATatcctttttgtttttga